From Salarias fasciatus chromosome 5, fSalaFa1.1, whole genome shotgun sequence, a single genomic window includes:
- the LOC115389246 gene encoding methyltransferase-like protein 7A, protein MRGLMMICRLISSAVSLPLYLLERVGLYRMYKRLFPLLAYNITFSYNDKMHKMKRELFRNVARFADSDGTLRLLEIGCGSGANFNFYPYGCTVVCSDPNPHFEPYLRRSMAANKHLTYDAFLEASGEDLRQLRDESVDVVVCTLVLCSVRSVQQVLQEARRVLKTGGAFYFLEHVVSDPSSWTYFCQYVFEPLWYYLGDGCTITRATWRDLEAAGFRELHLRHVEAPGVTLMIRPHIMGYSIK, encoded by the exons ATGAGAGGCCTCATGATGATATGCAGACTGATTAGTTCGGCTGTTAGTTTGCCTTTATATCTGCTGGAGAGAGTCGGTTTGTACAGGATGTATAAACGCCTCTTTCCTTTGCTCGCCTACAATATTACGTTTTCATACAAcgacaaaatgcacaaaatgaagAGAGAGCTCTTCCGAAACGTGGCCAGGTTTGCAGACAGCGACGGCACGCTTCGCCTCCTGGAGATCGGCTGTGGGAGCGGGGCAAACTTCAACTTTTATCCCTACGGCTGCACGGTGGTCTGCAGCGACCCCAACCCGCACTTCGAGCCGTACCTGCGGAGGAGCATGGCCGCCAACAAGCACCTGACCTACGACGCCTTCCTGGAGGCGTCCGGGGAGGACCTGAGGCAGCTGCGGGACGAGTCCGTGGACGTGGTGGTGTGCACCTTGGTGCTGTGCTCGGTGCGCAGCgtgcagcaggtcctgcaggaggCCCGGCGCGTCCTCAAGACG GGTGGAGCCTTTTACTTTCTGGAACACGTTGTTTCTGACCCCTCCTCATGGACATACTTCTGTCAGTATGTGTTCGAGCCTCTGTGGTACTACCTCGGGGATGGATGCACCATCACCAGAGCAACATGGAGGGACCTCGAGGCGGCTGGCTTCAGGGAGCTGCACCTGAGACACGTCGAAGCTCCTGGAGTCACTTTGATGATACGACCACACATCATGGGTTACTCCATCAAATGA